The Tardibacter chloracetimidivorans region CGTGCGCCTCCCGCCGGAGCTAGACGCAACGCCATTCCCGGGCGAGCCGCTGGGCTGCGCCATGAACATCTTCCGCCGCAGCGGCATTGCGACGGGGCAGACCGTCGCGATCATCGGCATCGGCTTTCTGGGCGCGCTGCTGACGCGGCTCGCAAGCCAGGCGGGCGCGCGGGTGATCGCCATCTCGCGCCGCCGGTCCAGCCTGGACCTGGCGCGGACGTTCGGCGCGGCGGAAACCATCGCGATGGAGGACCACAACGATATCATCGAAAAGGTCCGTGAGCTGACGCAAGGCCGCTTCTGCGAGCGGGTGATCGAGGCGGTGGGCAAGCAATGGCCTCTCGACCTTGCCGCCGAACTCACCGCCGAGCGCGGCCGCCTTGTCGTGGCGGGCTATCATCAGGATGGTCCCCGCCAGATCAACATGTGGCTGTGGAACTGGCGGGGCATCGACGTCATCAACGCGCATGAACGCGACCCGTCCGCCTATGTCGCGGGGATCGCCGATGCGGTGGAGGCGGTCGTGTCGGGGCGGATCGACCCCTCGCTGCTCTACACCCATTATTACCCGCTGGAGCGGCTGGGCGAGGCGCTGGACGCGACGCGCGACCGTCCGGAAGGTTTCGTCAAGGCATTGGTGACGCCATGACCGAGGCAGCCCTTGCCACAGCGCCGGCCATGGCCGCGCGGCCGCGTCCCCGGATCGGCTTTCTCGGCACCGGGTGGATCGGGCGGCACCGGATGGAGGCGCTTTGCGGAAGCGGGCTGGTGGATGCCGTGGCATGCGCGGATTCGTCGCACGAATGCCTTGCCGAAGCGCAGCGTCTCGCCCCCGGCGCGGCTGCCGCAACTTCGCTGGACGAACTGCTCGGCCTTGATCTCGACGGCGTCGTCATCGCAACGCCAAGCGCGCTTCATGCCGAACAGGCGATCAGGGTGCTGGAACATGGGCTTGCAGTCTTCTGCCAGAAGCCGCTTGGCCGCAACGGCGCCGAGACGCAGAAGGTGATCGCCGCCGCCCGCGCCGCCGACCGGCTTTTGGGGGTAGACCTCTGCTATCGCCATACCGAAGCGATGCGGCAGATCCGAAACCTGCTGTCCACAGGCGCGCTTGGGCGCGTCCATGCGCTCGATCTGGTCTTCCACAATGCCTATGGACCGGACAAGCCCTGGTTCTACGACCCGCGCCTTTCGGGCGGTGGTTGCGTGATGGACCTTGGTATCCATCTGGTGGACCTGGCGCTCTGGGCGCTGGATTTTCCCGAGATCGTGCAAGTCTCCTCCGCGCTCTATGCGGGCGGGGAGCCATTGGCGAACCGGACGGCGATGGTTGAGGACTATGCCGTCGCCACTCTTCACCTCGGCAATGGCGCGGTCGTGCGCCTCGCCTGCTCGTGGCGGCTGCATGCAGGGTGCGACGCCGTCATCTCCGCAAGCTTCTTCGGCACGGACGGCGGCGCGACGCTGCGCAACGTCAATGGTTCCTTCTATGATTTCGTCGCCGAACATCATCAGGGGACGTCGAACCTGACGCTCGCATCCCCGCCGGACGAATGGGGCGGCCGCGCGGCGATCGCATGGGCGCAGCAGTTGACGGTCAGCCCCCGCTACCGGCGGGAGGCGGATCGACTGACCGACGTGGCCCGTGCGCTGGACCTGATCTATGCAGCTTGCCCGTCCGCCGGGTGACCGCCTACTTATATCAGGCCAGTCTGTTACAAAATGGATCAAGAACCGGCGTCTCGCGTTGTGCATGGCGAGGGCGGACGGTCGCTGGGCCGCCTCCCGCCCATCGAAAACTTCGACATAGGGGAGTGATCGCCCATGGGCGAGGCGCTGCGAACATTCAGACCGTGGAAAACGCGCGTCAGACGGACGGACGACCATATCGTAATTCGGCGATAGATTGCGGCGGCTTTAGCATGGTCCATTCAGATATTCGGGATGTTATAGCCGATGATCTGTCGGACAGCGTTTCATATACGAAACTATACTTGCGTCCGCACCAGTTTCTAGCGCGCGAGAACGAAAGCCAGCCCGCGATCTATCGGATACTGGAAGGCTGGGCGCACCGCTTCCGGCTCCTCCCAGATGGCAGAAGACAGGTGACCCGGCTTTTCCTGCCCGGCGACTATTGTGAAATGGAATGGGCGCAGAACGGCCGATCGAGGGAGCCGATCGTGGCGCTGACCAACCTGCGCGCCTTGCGTATCGAATGCGACGATCTTCTGTATGCCTTGTCGAAAGATCATGAACTGGAAATGAAAATATGGTCGAAGATCGTTTCGAGTTCTTACCAACTCTCAGAATGGATAACAAATCTGGGGAGAAAGACTGCACTCGAACGCCTGAGTTATCTGTTCTGTGAAATATTCGAGCGCCTTCGCACCATAAACCTGACTTATGACGACCAGTTCGTGATGCCGCTGACCCAGACCGATCTGGCAGACATCACCGGGCTGACGTCGGTTCATGTCAACCGCACGCTCAAGCAGATGCGCGAAAAGGGGCTGATCGAGCTGCAATCCAAATGGCTGCGCATCGTCGACATGCCCGAACTGCGGAAGGTCGCGTTGTTCCAGCCCGAGGGCCGCTAGCCGGCAACGACGCCATCAGGGCAAATCTCCTAATGCAGCGAGGCCGCGCCCGTTTTCAGTACGATCTTGGTGGCTTCGTTCTGCTCGTCGTGGAACATGCGATAGCCCTCGGCCGCATCTTCTAGCGGCATGCGGTGGCTAATGAGGAAGGTCGTATCGATCTTGTCCTCCAGGATCGCGGCAAGAAGCGGCTCGGTATATCGCTGGACGTGCGTCTGCCCTGTCTTCAGCGTCAGGCCCTTTTCCATCAGCGCGCCCAGCGGGAACTTGTCGACGAAGCCGCCATAGACCGCGGGCATGGAGACCCGGCCGCCCTTGCGGCAGGCGATGATCGCCTGTCGGATCGCGTGGATTCGATCGGTCCCGAGGTAGGTGGACGCCTTGATCTGATCCACCACATTGTCGACGAAGAGACCGTGGGCCTCCAGCCCCACGGCATCGATGCAAGCGTCGGGACCGATGCCGCCCGTCATCTCCATTAAGACGTCATAGGTTTTCGCTTCCTCATAATTGATCGTCTCCGCGCCGAACGTCTTCGCCAGCGCGAGCCGCCGGGGGAAATGGTCGATGGCGATCACCCGCTCCGCCCCCAGCAGAAACGCCGATTGAACGGCGAACAGCCCCACCGGGCCGCAGCCCCATACGGCCACCGTATCGCCCGGCTCGATCTCGCAATTTTCGGCGGCCATCCAGCCGGTCGGCAGGATGTCGGACAGGAACAGCACCTTGTCGTCATCCACGCCGTCGGGAACGACGATCGGCCCGACATCGGAGAAGGGCACCCGGACATATTCCGCCTGCCCGCCCGCATAGCCGCCGGTCATGTGCGAATATCCGAAGAGGCCCGCCATGGGATGGCCGTAAAGGGTCTGGGCGATGTCCTGATTGTCGGCGGGGTTGCCGTTGTCGCAGCCCGAATATTGCTGTTTCGAGCAATGATAGCAGCGTCCGCACGAGATGGTGAACGGAACCACCACGCGCTGACCTTTCTTGAGCGTGCTGGCCGAGCCGGTGTCCACCACCTCGCCCATGAACTCGTGCCCGAGTATGTCCCCGGCCTTCATCGTGGGAATATAGCCGTCATAAAGATGGAGGTCCGATCCGCAGATCGCGGTCGACGTGACCTTGATGATCGCATCGCGCGGATTGATGATTTCAGGATCGTCCACCGTGTCCACGCGGACGTCGTGCTTTCCATGCCATGTAAGTGCCCGCATCACCCGATCTCCTGCTGGTGTTGCGCCCTGGTGCGCGCGGAGGTGGCGATCTCGCCCGCCTCCAAAAGCTGTTTCAGCCGCCTCAGGTCGCGCCGCGCCTGGATCGCAGGTTCGCGCTGGAACAGCTTGGCGATGAGCTTGCCGACTGCTCCGGCCGGCGGATCATATGCGATGGTCGCGGTGACGATGGTGCCGCGATCACCCTGGGCATCGCGAAAATCGACGCGGCCCTCGTTGCGGATATCCGCGCCTTCCACCGATTGCCAGGCGATGTGCTGCCCTTCCGCCTCGTCGGTGACGACGGCCTCCCACTCCACCGTCCTGCCCGCCGGGGCCTTTACCACCCAGTGAGAGCGGCGGCTGTCCAGCACCTCGACCCGTTCGACATTGTCCATGAAGGAAGCGAGGTTGGAGAAATCGCGCCAGAAGGCGAAAACTTCATTTCGGGGGCAATCGATCGTGACTGCGGCCGCAGTGAATGCGTCGCTTTTCGTCTTTGCCAATTCTTGGCCATCAACATCGATGTTCTGCTTCGGGGAAGACAAAGAGGCATCGTCCCCGCTTTCGCGGGTTGGGGTCGTCGCCATTTTATTTCTCCTGAAGGGTGATCGCCTAACCATCTTGCCCGCGACCCGTTCCCGAAGAATCGGTGGGGCGAGTGGGATCGCCGGGCAGTGATTGCATCTGCGGCTGGCGGCCGCCTATGCGGCCGCGCGCGCCGGCAAGGTGCGTCCCGTCGTCCGGTCCAGCCCGCGAGCCACCCAGATATCGAGCGCCGTCGCGCCGGCAACGACCGCCAGCGCCCCCAGGGCCACGCGGTTCCCCGGCGACTTGCGGGCGACCAGCCCGAGCGCGCCCAGATCCATCGCGTCGCCGAGCACGCGGTGCCACATGCGGGGCGCGTGCGCCGGGCTCTGGATCAGGCCAACCCCGGCGGCGATTTCGCGGCCTCCGAAGGCGCGCACGATGTTGCCGCGCTTCGGCACGTCCAGCGTGCGGGCGATGCGCCTCGCACCGAGCAGTTCCAGCGCGCCGAGGGCAAGCGAGAAATAGCCAAGACCAAGACTTATCTTCTTGTAATTCACGATAGTTCTCCCGCGCAAAGGATTGTCGTCGACCAAAATGAAAAAGGCTGAACCGGCGACCCGGACCGGCCGGACCTGTGCTGTTCTTGCGCCATTGTTATCGGAACCTTTGAAGGCGGATTTGGTTCAAGGCGGAACACATCCCTCGACAGGGCGATGATTTCCATACCGGAACCATCACGAGCGGCGGCCGTTTTCCAGACCGGCGACGCAAGCGCCCGGAAGGATGACGAGCAGGCTATTGAACCGTCCAACGTCCCGAGAACTTCCAGATGGGATGGCCGACCGTCACGCCACGGCGGGCGGGAGCTTCAGAAGAAATCGGGGTTGGCTGGCCTTTGTCGTGCTTTCGCTGTTGATGGCAGGGGCGCTGTCCGGGCTGCTCGGCGGCGTTCACAACCGGGACTTGAGCATCGATACTCCGGCAGCGGCAATGCGCGTCCATGCGCCCGCCGTGCTGCGCAACGGGGAGTTCTTCGAGTTTCGTGTCCAGATTACGGCCCGGCGCGACATTGCCGAGCCTGTGATCACCATCTCCGCCCCCTATTGGCGGGACGTCACGATCAACACCATGGTCCCCGCCCCCGCGGAAGAGACGTTTTCAGGTGATGCGTTCCAGTTCAAATACGAGGCGCTGAAGGCCGGCGACCGGCTGGAAATGAAGATCGACGGGCAGATCAATCCCGCGCGGATGGGCGGAAGCAGGGGCCTGGTGTCGCTGCTGGACGGCGAGACCCCGGTCGCGCAGACGCCCATCGAACTGACGGTGCTTCCCTGATGGATATCGTCATCCGCGCGACCGTGATGTTCGTGGTGCTGTTTGTGCTGCTGCGCCTGCTCGGCAAGCGCGAACTGTCGCAGATGACGCCGTTCGAGCTGGTTCTGCTCATCGTGATGGGCGATCTGATCCAGCAGGGCGTTACCCACAATGATTTCAGCCTCACGGGCGCAACGCTGGCGATCGGCACCTTTGCCTTCTGGGCGCTGGTCCTCAGCTGGTTGAGCTATCGCTTTCCCCGGGCGGAGCGGCTGCTGGAAGGCGAACCGCGCATATTGATCCGCGACGGCGAAATATTGAGGGAAAATATGAAGCATGACCGGATCACGCCAAGCGAGCTGGAGGCCGAGATGCGCCTGGCGGGGATCGCGCGGACCAGCGATGTCGCCTGGGCAATATTGGAGACGGACGGAAAGATCAGCTTCATCGGCAAGACGGGGCAGCGACAGGCCAGCCAGCAGGACGAGAAGTCGGTTTAGCCGTCAGCGCCGCGAGGTCAGAATCTCCTCGTACAGCGCGATATATTCGTCGGCCATGCGGTCCACCGAAAAGCGCTTCACCGCCGCCGCGCGGCAGGCCCGCCGGTCGATCCGGTCGATCTGGCCGATGGCTGCGATCGCCTGATCCAGATTATTCACCAGAAACCCGGTCACGCCGTCCTCGATCAGTTCGGGCATCGACCCGCGCCTGAAGGCGATGACGGGCGTGCCGCAAGCCAACGCCTCCACCACCGACAGGCCAAAGGGCTCGTCGAAGTTGATGAGATGGAGCAGCGCCCTTGCGTTCCCCAGCGTTGCGGCACGCGCCGCGCCGCCCACCATGCCGATGTGGCGGACGCTTTCACCGTCGAGAAAGGGCAGCACCTGCCGGTCGTGATAGGCCTGATCCTGAACGATCCCGGCCATGGTCAGGCTATGGCCCGTCGCCCTTGCGGCGGCAATGGCTTCCGCCGCGCCCTTGTCGGGATGGATGCGCCCGAAGAACAGCAGATCCTCGCCCCCCGCCGAGTTGAAGGGAAAGTCCTCCAGCCGGATGCCGTGATGGATCGTCCGGGCATAGCGAAGCGCGGGATGGCGGTCGGCATCGCTGATCGAGACATAGGTGCCGCGATCATTATAGCGCGCATAGACCGGCACGATCCGCTCCGACGAAAAGCCGTGGATGGTCGTGACCATCGGCGTCGACACCAGCCGCGAAAAGGCGAGCGGAACGAAATCCGCCTGGTTGTGGAGAATGTCGAACGCGCCCGCATGTTCAAAGAAATTGGCGATGTGCTGGATTTCCAGAACCTTTGCGTCGGCGCTCGGCTCTTCCGAATAGCCGCGCGGGACGACGGCCTGCAATTTGCCGGAAGTGATGGAATCGGCGGTTGCGAACAGGGTCACGTCCAGCCCACGCGCGACGAGCGCTTCGGTCAGAAGGCTGGTGACAAGCTCCCACGGGCCATAGCCGCGCGGGGGTGTTCGCCAGGAGATGGAACCGAGCATCCCGACCCGCATCACGTCCTGCCGTCCATGATCAGCAGCAGGCCTTCGTCGGCGCGCAGCCCGCCAGCCGGAGAGACGGGCTGGCCGTCCGCAATCGTGGTGAGCAGCGGGCGAAAGCCAGTGACGTCCACCGGCAGCGGCTGGTCCCTGCCCGACAGGTTCAGGATGATGCGCATATGCTCGCCCTCATGATGGCGATCATAGCTGAGGACATCGCCCGAGGCCCGCACATCGGCGCATTCCCCGATGGACAGCGCGGGATGCCCACGACGCAGCCGGAGCAGACGCCGGTACAGATGCAGCATCGAGCCTGTGTCCCCAAGCTGCGCCTCCACATTGCGGCTTTGCCAGTCCGAATGGAGCGGCAGCCAGGGCGTTCCTTCCGAAAAGCCGCCGTTCAGCGAGGCGTCCCATGCCATTGGCGTGCGGGATGGGTCCCGCCCAAGGCCGAGGCCCGGCTCGCGCAGTTCGCGCGGGTCCTTCAACTGATCGGGCGGTATCGTCACCTCGCCGATCCCGATCTCGTCTCCCTGATAGAGCGTGGGCGTGCCACGCAGCGTCAGCAGCAGCATCGCCGCGACCCGCGCCTGTGCTTCGCCCACCCTTGCCGCCATTCTTTTCGCGTCATGGCTTCCGGTCACCCAATTGGGCCAGCCGTGCGCCGGAAGCGCCGCTTCATAGTCGAGGATGAACCGGGCGATGGCTTCGGCGTGCCAGTCCGATTCCACCAGCTGGAAATTGAATGGCAGGTGCACGCCGTCGCTCTCGTTACCGTAATAGGCCATCAGCCGGGGGAGCGGGAGGAAGATTTCCCCGATCAGCACCCGCTCGTCGCCGCCGTCATAGCTATCGGCGATCCGCCTCATCTCGCGGATGATCTCGTGCGTTTCAGGCTGGTCGGTGGAATGAAGCTGCAGCACCTTGAACTTCTCTCCCATCGTGGGGTGATAGTCCGGGTTCAACGGATTGTCGGGGAGGCCCGCCGCCTTCACGATGTGCCACAATACGTCGATCCGGAAGCCGTCCACCCCGCGATCCAGCCAGAACCGCATGGCGTCGAGCATGGCGGCGCGCACATCGGGATTGCGCCAGTTGAGGTCCGGCTGCTCCTTTAGAAAGGCGTGGAGATAATATTGGTCGCTTGGGCCGTCATATTCCCAGGCCGACCCGCCGAAATCGCTGGTCCAGTTATTGGGCGGGCCGCCACCGGGCGCAGGGTCGCGCCAGATGTACCAATCCCTTTTGGGCGATGCGCGCGACGAGCGGCTTTCGACGAACCAGGGGTGGCGGTCGGAGCTGTGATTGGGCACGAAATCCATCAGCAGCTTCAGGCCCCGCTGATGGACGGCGGCAATCAGCGCGTCGAAATCGGCAAGCGTCCCGAACATCGGGTCGATGTCGCGGTAATCGGCGACGTCATAGCCGAAATCGGCCATGGGCGAGGGATAGACGGGCGAAAGCCAGACCGCATCCACGCCGAGATCGACCAGATGATCGAGCCGCCGCGCGATGCCGCTCAGATCGCCGACGCCGTCGCCATCGGAATCCTGAAACGACCGGGGATATATCTGGTAGACGCAACCGCCTTCCCACCAACGCTTCGTCAAGCCAGCCTCCAGTCGCGGGTGAAGAAGCGATCAATACCGCCATTGGTTCCTCATCACCATCAGGGTTCGTATTCGGCAGGGTTCGGACCCGGCTCCTTGCGCGCCGGGCGTTCAGTTCGTACCACGCCGCAAGGTCAGACAGTCGCTCATTCTCACAAGCGAGGCGTTTTCCAGTGCCAGACAAGCCCAC contains the following coding sequences:
- a CDS encoding SRPBCC family protein gives rise to the protein MATTPTRESGDDASLSSPKQNIDVDGQELAKTKSDAFTAAAVTIDCPRNEVFAFWRDFSNLASFMDNVERVEVLDSRRSHWVVKAPAGRTVEWEAVVTDEAEGQHIAWQSVEGADIRNEGRVDFRDAQGDRGTIVTATIAYDPPAGAVGKLIAKLFQREPAIQARRDLRRLKQLLEAGEIATSARTRAQHQQEIG
- a CDS encoding DUF421 domain-containing protein; the protein is MDIVIRATVMFVVLFVLLRLLGKRELSQMTPFELVLLIVMGDLIQQGVTHNDFSLTGATLAIGTFAFWALVLSWLSYRFPRAERLLEGEPRILIRDGEILRENMKHDRITPSELEAEMRLAGIARTSDVAWAILETDGKISFIGKTGQRQASQQDEKSV
- a CDS encoding glycosyltransferase family 4 protein — its product is MRVGMLGSISWRTPPRGYGPWELVTSLLTEALVARGLDVTLFATADSITSGKLQAVVPRGYSEEPSADAKVLEIQHIANFFEHAGAFDILHNQADFVPLAFSRLVSTPMVTTIHGFSSERIVPVYARYNDRGTYVSISDADRHPALRYARTIHHGIRLEDFPFNSAGGEDLLFFGRIHPDKGAAEAIAAARATGHSLTMAGIVQDQAYHDRQVLPFLDGESVRHIGMVGGAARAATLGNARALLHLINFDEPFGLSVVEALACGTPVIAFRRGSMPELIEDGVTGFLVNNLDQAIAAIGQIDRIDRRACRAAAVKRFSVDRMADEYIALYEEILTSRR
- a CDS encoding alpha-amylase family glycosyl hydrolase, with product MTKRWWEGGCVYQIYPRSFQDSDGDGVGDLSGIARRLDHLVDLGVDAVWLSPVYPSPMADFGYDVADYRDIDPMFGTLADFDALIAAVHQRGLKLLMDFVPNHSSDRHPWFVESRSSRASPKRDWYIWRDPAPGGGPPNNWTSDFGGSAWEYDGPSDQYYLHAFLKEQPDLNWRNPDVRAAMLDAMRFWLDRGVDGFRIDVLWHIVKAAGLPDNPLNPDYHPTMGEKFKVLQLHSTDQPETHEIIREMRRIADSYDGGDERVLIGEIFLPLPRLMAYYGNESDGVHLPFNFQLVESDWHAEAIARFILDYEAALPAHGWPNWVTGSHDAKRMAARVGEAQARVAAMLLLTLRGTPTLYQGDEIGIGEVTIPPDQLKDPRELREPGLGLGRDPSRTPMAWDASLNGGFSEGTPWLPLHSDWQSRNVEAQLGDTGSMLHLYRRLLRLRRGHPALSIGECADVRASGDVLSYDRHHEGEHMRIILNLSGRDQPLPVDVTGFRPLLTTIADGQPVSPAGGLRADEGLLLIMDGRT
- a CDS encoding Crp/Fnr family transcriptional regulator → MVHSDIRDVIADDLSDSVSYTKLYLRPHQFLARENESQPAIYRILEGWAHRFRLLPDGRRQVTRLFLPGDYCEMEWAQNGRSREPIVALTNLRALRIECDDLLYALSKDHELEMKIWSKIVSSSYQLSEWITNLGRKTALERLSYLFCEIFERLRTINLTYDDQFVMPLTQTDLADITGLTSVHVNRTLKQMREKGLIELQSKWLRIVDMPELRKVALFQPEGR
- a CDS encoding zinc-dependent alcohol dehydrogenase, with product MRALTWHGKHDVRVDTVDDPEIINPRDAIIKVTSTAICGSDLHLYDGYIPTMKAGDILGHEFMGEVVDTGSASTLKKGQRVVVPFTISCGRCYHCSKQQYSGCDNGNPADNQDIAQTLYGHPMAGLFGYSHMTGGYAGGQAEYVRVPFSDVGPIVVPDGVDDDKVLFLSDILPTGWMAAENCEIEPGDTVAVWGCGPVGLFAVQSAFLLGAERVIAIDHFPRRLALAKTFGAETINYEEAKTYDVLMEMTGGIGPDACIDAVGLEAHGLFVDNVVDQIKASTYLGTDRIHAIRQAIIACRKGGRVSMPAVYGGFVDKFPLGALMEKGLTLKTGQTHVQRYTEPLLAAILEDKIDTTFLISHRMPLEDAAEGYRMFHDEQNEATKIVLKTGAASLH
- a CDS encoding MDR/zinc-dependent alcohol dehydrogenase-like family protein codes for the protein MMMRVAVLTAPGEVRVEEAPLPAPGAGQVRVRLEGCGVCASNLTPWAGPEWMQFPTEGGALGHEGWGIVDAVGPDVAEVKPGDRVAALSYNSYAEYDLAAANAVVRLPPELDATPFPGEPLGCAMNIFRRSGIATGQTVAIIGIGFLGALLTRLASQAGARVIAISRRRSSLDLARTFGAAETIAMEDHNDIIEKVRELTQGRFCERVIEAVGKQWPLDLAAELTAERGRLVVAGYHQDGPRQINMWLWNWRGIDVINAHERDPSAYVAGIADAVEAVVSGRIDPSLLYTHYYPLERLGEALDATRDRPEGFVKALVTP
- a CDS encoding Gfo/Idh/MocA family protein, encoding MTEAALATAPAMAARPRPRIGFLGTGWIGRHRMEALCGSGLVDAVACADSSHECLAEAQRLAPGAAAATSLDELLGLDLDGVVIATPSALHAEQAIRVLEHGLAVFCQKPLGRNGAETQKVIAAARAADRLLGVDLCYRHTEAMRQIRNLLSTGALGRVHALDLVFHNAYGPDKPWFYDPRLSGGGCVMDLGIHLVDLALWALDFPEIVQVSSALYAGGEPLANRTAMVEDYAVATLHLGNGAVVRLACSWRLHAGCDAVISASFFGTDGGATLRNVNGSFYDFVAEHHQGTSNLTLASPPDEWGGRAAIAWAQQLTVSPRYRREADRLTDVARALDLIYAACPSAG